Within Claveliimonas bilis, the genomic segment GCATTTACTTGGCTGGAGAAAGGTTCCTGTCCATCCGGAAATCCTGGGAGATTATGCAAGAGAGAGAATGCCCTATATCACACAGTGTTTTATTGAGCGCCCGAAAAACTGCCCGGCCGGACTGCCCTTCGACCGCCTTCTATACATTGCGAGACGGGAATTTGAACAAAGCTGTGAGGATACCTATGTGGCTTCTTTATCCTCCCGGACAATCGTATATAAGGGCATGTTCCTTGTAGGCCAGCTTCGCCGCTTCTATGACGATATGCAGGATCCCTGCTATCAGACGGCCATCGCTATGGTCCACTCACGTTTTTCAACCAATACAACCCCCAGCTGGGAGCGGGCTCATCCTAACCGGCTGATCCTCCATAACGGGGAGATCAATACCATACGGGGCAATGCGGACCGTATGCTGGCAAGGGAAGAAACCATGCATTCTCCCGTGATCTCTGACAACATTGACAAAGTGCTCCCTGTGATCAACAGCAGCGGTTCCGACTCTGCCATGCTGGACAATACCTTAGAGTTTCTCTACATGAACGGCATGGAACTTCCTCTGGCTGTCATGATCACGATTCCGGAACCGTGGAAGCATGACCGGTATATGGATTCCTCCAAAAAAAATTTCTATCATTATTATGCCACCATGATGGAACCCTGGGACGGACCGGCTGCTATCCTTTTCTCTGACGGTGACATTATGGGCGCTGTACTGGATCGGAACGGTCTTCGTCCCTCCCGCTATTATATTACAGACGACCGCCATCTGATCCTTTCTTCCGAGGTTGGCGTACTGGATATTCCATCCGAGCATATTGTGGAAAAATCCAGGCTTCAGCCCGGACGAATCCTCCTGGTGGACACGAAACAGAAACGGGTCATCTCTGACGAGGAATGCAAAAACTATTATGCCTCCCGCCAGCCTTACGGGGAATGGCTGGATCTGAACCTTTTATATCTGAAAGATATTCCCACTCCTAACAAGAAGGTTCCTACCTATGATCAGCACAGACGGGATCAGCTCTATAAAGTATTTGGCTACACTTATGAAGATATCAAAAACGTGCTTCTTCCCATGGCTCAAAATGCTTCTGAAGCGATCGCATCTATGGGAACGGACATTCCTCTTGCCGTGCTTTCCAGGAAACACCCTCCTCTTTCCCACTATTTTAAGCAGCTGTTTGCACAGGTAACAAATCCTCCTATCGATTCTCTTCGAGAAGAAATCGTTACCGATACCACTGTTTATATCGGATCGGACGGTAACTTATTGGAAGAATCCAGCGAAAACTGTACAGTTCTGGAGGTACAAAATCCTATCCTGACCGGCGTTGACCTGATGAAGATCAAATCTCTGGATCGCCCCGGCTTTAAAAGCGCTGTCATTTCTCTTTTATACTTTAAAAACACATCGCTGGATCGGGCTTTGGATCAGCTTTTTGTCAGCTGTGACCGGGCCTATACAAAGGGGGCAAATATTCTCATTCTCTCTGACCGTGGCGTGGATGAAAATCATGTAGCCATTCCTTCTTTACTGGCTGTCTCTGCCATGGAGCAGCATCTTGTGCGCACAAAGAAAAGGACAGCTGTTTCCATCATTCTGGAAAGCGCTGAACCAAGAGATGTGCATCAGTTTGCAGCAATCCTGGGCTACGGCGCAAGAGCAGTACACCCCTATCTGGCTCACGAATGTATTTCAGAAATGATCGACAAAGGTGTGCTGGACAAAGACTACCACACAGCCATCCACGATTACAATGAAGCTATCCTTCACGGCATTGTCAAAATCGCGGCGAAAATGGGAATTTCCACCCTTCAGTCTTATCAGTCTGCCCAGATTTTTGAAGCCGTGGGAATCAGCCGGGAGGTCATTGACCGCTATTTCACCAACACTGTAAGCCGTGTGGGCGGAATCGGCCTGAAGGAAATCAATGAGGATGTCATTGCACGGCACAACCATGCCTTTGACCCCCTGGGTCTGGGTGTGGATACCACTTTGGACAGTACCGGCTTCCACCGTTTAAGAACCGGCGATGACAAAGAAGATCACCTCTATAATCCGGCTGTTATCGTCGCTCTGCAGCAGGCAGTCCAAACTGGAGATTACAAACGCTTCAAGGAATATACTGCCATGGTAGATGATGAAAATAAACCGCATACACTCCGAGGACTTCTTAAATTTCAGTATCCGGAAAACGGCGGGATTCCCATTGAAGAGGTGGAGCCTGCATCCGAAATTGTAAAACATTTTAAAACCGGAGCAATGTCCTACGGCTCTATCTCCGAAGAAGCCCACGAATGTCTGGCAATCGCCATGAACCGCCTGGGCGGAAAATCTAACTCCGGTGAAGGCGGCGAAAAACCGGAACGGCTGGGCACAGAAAAAAACAGCGCCATCAAGCAGGTCGCTTCAGGACGATTTGGAGTCACCAGCGAATATCTGGTCAGCGCCAAAGAAATTCAGATCAAAATGGCACAGGGCGCAAAGCCCGGCGAAGGCGGACATCTGCCCGGTAAAAAGGTGTATCCGTGGATTGCCAAGACCAGGCACTCTACCCCCGGCGTATCCCTGATCTCGCCTCCGCCTCATCACGATATTTATTCCATTGAAGATCTGGCGCAGCTCATTTATGATCTGAAAAATGCAAACCGGAAAGCACGTATTGCAGTAAAACTTGTCTCTGAAGCAGGCGTCGGTACCATTGCATCCGGTGTTGCAAAGGCAGGCGCACAGGTTGTTCTTATCTCCGGTCACGACGGAGGAACGGGCGCCGCTCCCCAAAGTTCCATCCATCACGCCGGACTTCCCTGGGAACTGGGACTGGCCGAAACTCATCAGACGCTGATCCGAAACCATTTAAGAAGCCGTGTCATCCTTGAAACGGACGGCAAACTCATGAGCGGCCGGGATGTTGCCATCGCATCTCTTCTTGGTGCAGAGGAATTTGGATTTGCCACCGCACCCCTTGTTACACTGGGCTGCATGATGATGCGCGTCTGCAATCTGGACACCTGTCCTGTCGGTGTGGCTACACAGAATGAATGTCTGCGGAAGCGTTTCCGCGGGAAACCGGAATATGTCATGAATTTTATGCTGTTTATTGCAGAGGAATTACGAGAGATCATGGCAAAACTTGGCTTTGCAACTCTCGCTGAAATGACAGGTCATACAGAATGCCTGACTATGCGTCATGAACCGGACGGTTCCTCCCGCCGCGGCATTGATCTGTCCCGCATTCTCTCCTCCTTCCCAGAAGAAAGTGCGATCCATTTTCATCCGGAAGATGTTTATAACTTTGAACTGGAAAAAACCATTGATGAATCCATCTTACTGCCCCGCTTTGCAAAGGCACTGAAAACAGGCAAAAAGCACAGTGAATCCATCCAGGTGAACAGTGTAAACCGTACTGTCGGCACGATTCTCGGTTCTGTCATTACAGAAAACTTCCAGGATACGCTGAAAGAAGACACCTTCACTGTACACTGTCAGGGCGGAGGCGGACAGTCCTTTGGCGCTTTTATCCCAAAAGGCCTGACCCTTACTTTGGAGGGTGACGCCAATGATTATTTCGGCAAGGGACTCTCCGGCGGAAAACTGGTTGTCTATCCGCCCAAGGGAAGCACCTTTTCTGCTTCTGAAAATATTATTATCGGAAATGTTGCTCTCTACGGGGCCACTTCCGGGAAAGCTTATGTATGCGGCGTAGCCGGAGAACGTTTCTGTGTCCGCAACTCAGGGGCCACAGCAGTATCCGAAGGCTGCGGCGACCACGGTCTGGAATATATGACCGGCGGATGTGCAGTGATCCTGGGACCAACCGGGAAAAACTTTGCCGCCGGAATGAGCGGGGGCATTGCCTATGTCCTGGATCTTGAACATCAGCTTTATAAGAAACTGAACAAAGAAATGGTTACCATGTCCGAAGTGACAGAAAAACATGATATTGCAGAATTAAAAAATATTTTGAAGGATTATGAAAAAGAGACTTCCTCTCTTCTTGCCAGAGATATCCTGGAACACTTTGACGCTTATCTTCCGGGATTTAAGAAAATCCTTCCCAATGATTATCAAAAGATGCTTCATGCGATCAGCAAATATGAAGAAAAAGGGCTCTCACACGAGGATGCCGCACTGGAAGCATTCTATGAAATCCAGAAATAAGCCGAAGGAGGAACTGATCTTATGGGAAAACCAACTGGTTTTTTAGAATAT encodes:
- the gltB gene encoding glutamate synthase large subunit is translated as MKQNQSTLYQDRFEHDACGIGAVVSIDGIQEHKVLDDALTIVEKLEHRAGKDATGQVGDGVGILTQISHSFFKKAASSLGISLGKAGDYGVGMFFFPQDTLKRNFSRKMFEVILQKNSLHLLGWRKVPVHPEILGDYARERMPYITQCFIERPKNCPAGLPFDRLLYIARREFEQSCEDTYVASLSSRTIVYKGMFLVGQLRRFYDDMQDPCYQTAIAMVHSRFSTNTTPSWERAHPNRLILHNGEINTIRGNADRMLAREETMHSPVISDNIDKVLPVINSSGSDSAMLDNTLEFLYMNGMELPLAVMITIPEPWKHDRYMDSSKKNFYHYYATMMEPWDGPAAILFSDGDIMGAVLDRNGLRPSRYYITDDRHLILSSEVGVLDIPSEHIVEKSRLQPGRILLVDTKQKRVISDEECKNYYASRQPYGEWLDLNLLYLKDIPTPNKKVPTYDQHRRDQLYKVFGYTYEDIKNVLLPMAQNASEAIASMGTDIPLAVLSRKHPPLSHYFKQLFAQVTNPPIDSLREEIVTDTTVYIGSDGNLLEESSENCTVLEVQNPILTGVDLMKIKSLDRPGFKSAVISLLYFKNTSLDRALDQLFVSCDRAYTKGANILILSDRGVDENHVAIPSLLAVSAMEQHLVRTKKRTAVSIILESAEPRDVHQFAAILGYGARAVHPYLAHECISEMIDKGVLDKDYHTAIHDYNEAILHGIVKIAAKMGISTLQSYQSAQIFEAVGISREVIDRYFTNTVSRVGGIGLKEINEDVIARHNHAFDPLGLGVDTTLDSTGFHRLRTGDDKEDHLYNPAVIVALQQAVQTGDYKRFKEYTAMVDDENKPHTLRGLLKFQYPENGGIPIEEVEPASEIVKHFKTGAMSYGSISEEAHECLAIAMNRLGGKSNSGEGGEKPERLGTEKNSAIKQVASGRFGVTSEYLVSAKEIQIKMAQGAKPGEGGHLPGKKVYPWIAKTRHSTPGVSLISPPPHHDIYSIEDLAQLIYDLKNANRKARIAVKLVSEAGVGTIASGVAKAGAQVVLISGHDGGTGAAPQSSIHHAGLPWELGLAETHQTLIRNHLRSRVILETDGKLMSGRDVAIASLLGAEEFGFATAPLVTLGCMMMRVCNLDTCPVGVATQNECLRKRFRGKPEYVMNFMLFIAEELREIMAKLGFATLAEMTGHTECLTMRHEPDGSSRRGIDLSRILSSFPEESAIHFHPEDVYNFELEKTIDESILLPRFAKALKTGKKHSESIQVNSVNRTVGTILGSVITENFQDTLKEDTFTVHCQGGGGQSFGAFIPKGLTLTLEGDANDYFGKGLSGGKLVVYPPKGSTFSASENIIIGNVALYGATSGKAYVCGVAGERFCVRNSGATAVSEGCGDHGLEYMTGGCAVILGPTGKNFAAGMSGGIAYVLDLEHQLYKKLNKEMVTMSEVTEKHDIAELKNILKDYEKETSSLLARDILEHFDAYLPGFKKILPNDYQKMLHAISKYEEKGLSHEDAALEAFYEIQK